One genomic window of Candidatus Neomarinimicrobiota bacterium includes the following:
- a CDS encoding sigma-70 family RNA polymerase sigma factor: protein MRKKEQFEIWLREYYDMIYSTVIRITGNEDDTLDCVQEVFITAWKKMHTFRGESSPATWLRRIAMNKAYNFVQRDQSGRWNEFEERSFENLPETNEDALPDFKEEWLSLLSPLERSVLTARMDGLSYKEIATLFSTTENSAKVSYHKGIQKLKKVLT from the coding sequence ATGCGTAAAAAAGAACAATTTGAGATCTGGCTCAGGGAGTATTATGATATGATCTACAGCACAGTGATCCGCATTACAGGCAACGAAGATGACACACTGGATTGTGTACAGGAGGTTTTCATCACGGCCTGGAAAAAGATGCACACCTTTCGCGGTGAATCCTCTCCTGCAACCTGGCTCAGACGGATTGCCATGAATAAAGCATACAATTTTGTCCAACGGGATCAGTCCGGACGCTGGAACGAGTTTGAAGAGAGAAGCTTTGAAAATCTTCCCGAGACAAATGAAGATGCACTCCCTGATTTCAAAGAGGAATGGCTAAGCTTGCTTTCCCCCCTTGAACGCAGTGTGCTCACGGCCCGGATGGACGGATTATCATACAAAGAGATTGCAACACTGTTTTCAACCACGGAAAACAGTGCCAAAGTTTCGTATCACAAGGGTATACAAAAATTAAAGAAGGTGCTGACATGA
- a CDS encoding TetR/AcrR family transcriptional regulator produces MSAMPKDSSKKARIIKAAMDVFARDGLQKGTVDKIARQAGVAKGTVYEYFPSKESIFEGVLYEFFLSTSKNMKKALEKESDPVQRFDNMVDLMFDQWDYIITHPDEYEWIILYEIFLYILRKKRNGHSHSLLEDITDQMFTLFEPMFEIIPGSQEQDQDITDTKLKSYLLLSALDGITNYYFMLHTRYDPIKMREITKKFLKRGLGIENRSREEKS; encoded by the coding sequence ATGTCGGCAATGCCGAAAGACAGCAGCAAAAAAGCGCGGATCATCAAAGCGGCCATGGATGTATTCGCCCGGGACGGGCTCCAAAAAGGGACGGTAGATAAAATCGCCCGGCAGGCCGGAGTGGCCAAGGGGACGGTCTACGAGTATTTCCCCAGTAAAGAATCCATCTTTGAAGGAGTCCTGTATGAATTCTTTCTGAGCACATCCAAAAACATGAAGAAGGCTTTGGAAAAAGAATCCGATCCCGTCCAACGCTTTGATAACATGGTGGATCTCATGTTCGACCAGTGGGATTACATCATTACACACCCGGATGAATATGAGTGGATCATCCTGTATGAAATCTTCCTCTACATCCTCCGAAAAAAAAGAAACGGACATTCCCACTCACTTCTGGAAGATATTACAGATCAAATGTTTACACTCTTTGAACCGATGTTTGAAATCATACCCGGTTCACAAGAGCAAGATCAGGACATCACCGATACCAAATTAAAAAGTTACCTGCTTCTTTCCGCCCTTGATGGAATCACCAATTACTATTTTATGTTGCATACACGGTACGATCCCATAAAAATGCGTGAAATCACCAAAAAATTTTTAAAACGGGGACTGGGCATCGAAAACCGGTCCCGGGAGGAAAAATCATGA
- a CDS encoding periplasmic heavy metal sensor — MKTSVKTILLIMILSLPLAAQMHHPMMPSNPRMESMMIYHMTEYLELSPEQAETFFPMMRSHQDKMEACYDKIRALCDKTNQEAGSDTYSEKDLETTLSALQNIEKEILEEKENFILELKPVLSPSQRAKLLFFDEEFRKQLRMRLKQTEHYNKRRRP, encoded by the coding sequence ATGAAAACATCTGTAAAAACCATTCTGTTGATTATGATTCTTTCCCTCCCACTGGCGGCACAAATGCATCATCCCATGATGCCATCTAATCCACGGATGGAAAGTATGATGATTTATCACATGACGGAATATCTTGAACTCAGCCCCGAACAGGCCGAGACGTTTTTTCCCATGATGCGCAGCCATCAGGATAAAATGGAAGCCTGCTATGATAAAATTCGGGCCTTGTGTGATAAAACCAATCAGGAGGCCGGGAGTGATACCTATTCGGAAAAAGATCTGGAAACCACTCTTTCAGCGCTTCAAAATATTGAAAAAGAAATTCTGGAAGAAAAGGAAAACTTTATCCTGGAGCTGAAACCCGTTTTAAGTCCTTCTCAAAGGGCAAAACTCCTCTTTTTTGACGAGGAATTCCGCAAACAGCTCCGGATGAGATTAAAACAAACTGAACACTATAATAAAAGGAGAAGACCATGA
- a CDS encoding outer membrane lipoprotein-sorting protein has product MRYLEPARVRGNAMMMTDFSDNIWMYNKRTNRVRKLASHARKQKFEGSDFTYEDMGSGDTWKEDYETILKGMGKAEGEPCYVLEMTAKSSNQTYQKLICFVGQEDFCPRRIDYYEDPSILLKSLILSDIEIIQDIPTPMKMTMKNHLESSETTMEYTEVTYDVEYPESFFSERNLVK; this is encoded by the coding sequence ATGCGCTACCTGGAACCGGCCCGGGTCCGGGGAAATGCCATGATGATGACGGATTTTTCCGATAATATCTGGATGTACAACAAAAGGACAAACCGTGTCCGGAAACTTGCTTCCCACGCCCGGAAACAAAAATTTGAAGGCTCTGATTTCACCTACGAAGATATGGGCAGCGGAGACACCTGGAAAGAGGATTACGAGACAATCCTTAAGGGAATGGGAAAAGCAGAGGGAGAACCCTGCTATGTGCTGGAAATGACAGCCAAATCAAGCAACCAGACCTATCAGAAACTCATTTGCTTTGTGGGACAGGAAGATTTCTGTCCCCGCCGCATCGATTATTACGAGGACCCGTCCATCCTGTTGAAATCATTAATCCTCTCCGATATTGAAATAATTCAGGATATCCCGACACCAATGAAAATGACAATGAAAAATCACCTGGAATCCTCTGAAACCACCATGGAATACACCGAAGTCACCTACGACGTGGAATATCCCGAATCATTTTTCAGCGAACGGAATCTTGTAAAATGA
- a CDS encoding twin-arginine translocation signal domain-containing protein yields the protein MKQQDQYILSKLDKALNNAFPCPPGSAEHCDEILNQVNRIHRRTFLQRVSLGAATAAAVLVLTLTKPWNPQHSSWDIPSELAGYYYPEATQTIEFDVSREAILEYLVETENIYQLDELMDEYTIN from the coding sequence ATGAAACAGCAGGACCAATACATCTTAAGCAAACTGGATAAGGCCCTGAATAATGCCTTTCCCTGTCCTCCCGGTTCAGCAGAACATTGCGATGAAATACTGAATCAGGTAAACCGCATACACCGGCGGACTTTTCTTCAGCGCGTCAGTCTTGGCGCTGCAACGGCAGCTGCCGTTCTTGTCCTCACCCTGACAAAACCGTGGAATCCACAGCATTCTTCGTGGGACATCCCTTCCGAACTGGCAGGTTACTACTATCCGGAAGCAACACAAACCATTGAATTCGATGTGTCCCGCGAAGCCATTCTGGAATACCTGGTTGAAACGGAAAACATCTATCAACTGGATGAGTTGATGGATGAATACACCATAAATTGA
- a CDS encoding MMPL family transporter: MINRLLKATGRFAAYHPWILFAVILLLTVVFGILSSRIQMNMNMNILLPEDEPIVEEYNLIMKEFEGASNIIVTAQGNPDDLIAYVEHVVPKIENFDSWIVTEASDKVRRQHEQALEKVRKGFTDPKPEGYFQRVDYKVPPDFLQNHGLMLIKPKDMENSRGLFLNPGLGEFLTNLNNSLEKEYIQSEEKISTTLREQQAVAFLDEIELFTDALEDGLFGNEPEKQAQLAVDAITTGSPYFFSPERDLLLFMVIPSFNILDMDWLMPAVNGLEELLEKEAEDYNVTVGLTGSMTLGRDEMDAAMEDSMTLTMIAIVAVLLLFMVSFRMVSAPVLAVINLLIGVIWAMGLSYLMVGILNMFTAMMAIILIGLGIDFSVHIISVYTELRNLGVKAEEAIISTLEKVGKGIITGGLTTAAAFLTLMIGRSRAFTEFGLVCGIGLIIIMISTILTLPTLLMIQNKVWLRRKKEHRISRDITYGFIGRLAKTIHNHQRFSIGALIVVTGLFIWQTTRLKTDYNYLNLEPEGLKSIMLQDTLIKKFNMSMDMGNITATTLQENEIITEKARALNSVSFVESLTDYIPPKENQMKRAEIASGIRTIMKSASPEGFVGPDEYDAFLEELMRLEMNIIEMQDMAFVGGQDLLDRKAMRLVGHPTKENIKGNLSQLISSLSEMESMPDNLIPFSRTFRRQYRERVIRMANPEKITLDMLPPMIREKYVNDDQNLFLITIYPKGNIWNEQNIKNFSRELQEISPRISGLPLLMNRLMIIMGKDGKRAVLLTLGIVFLLLLLDFGRFRDAILAMTPMVVGILWTTGLMGLLGLKINLLNIMAIPLIVGIGIDDGVHLIHRWHIEKNIYHAFASTGKAVIITSLTTMLSFGSLVFATYRGFGSFGIALFIGTGMCLLASILILPGFLKKNDE, encoded by the coding sequence ATGATTAACCGACTTTTAAAAGCAACCGGACGCTTTGCAGCGTATCATCCCTGGATCCTTTTCGCCGTTATCCTTCTCCTGACCGTTGTTTTCGGCATCCTTTCTTCCCGGATTCAAATGAATATGAACATGAATATTCTTCTTCCTGAAGATGAACCCATTGTGGAAGAATACAACCTGATCATGAAAGAATTTGAAGGGGCATCAAATATTATCGTGACGGCTCAGGGAAATCCGGATGATCTGATCGCCTATGTGGAACACGTGGTCCCTAAAATTGAAAACTTTGACAGTTGGATTGTCACCGAAGCATCCGATAAGGTCCGTCGGCAACATGAGCAGGCTCTCGAAAAAGTCAGAAAAGGGTTCACGGATCCCAAACCGGAAGGGTATTTTCAACGGGTGGATTACAAAGTGCCGCCGGATTTCCTCCAAAATCACGGACTCATGCTCATCAAGCCAAAGGATATGGAAAACAGTCGGGGGCTCTTTTTAAATCCGGGACTTGGAGAATTTCTCACGAACCTGAATAATTCTCTGGAAAAGGAATATATCCAAAGCGAAGAAAAAATATCCACGACCCTGCGGGAACAACAAGCTGTTGCGTTTCTGGATGAAATTGAACTGTTTACCGACGCCCTTGAAGACGGGCTTTTCGGAAATGAACCGGAAAAGCAGGCACAATTAGCCGTGGATGCCATAACAACCGGTTCTCCCTATTTTTTTTCTCCCGAACGGGATCTGCTTTTATTCATGGTTATTCCCTCCTTTAATATCTTGGATATGGACTGGCTTATGCCGGCGGTAAACGGGCTGGAAGAACTGCTGGAAAAGGAAGCTGAAGACTATAATGTCACTGTCGGGCTTACCGGCTCCATGACACTGGGGCGGGATGAAATGGATGCCGCAATGGAGGATTCCATGACGCTGACGATGATTGCCATTGTCGCTGTCCTTCTCCTCTTTATGGTTTCATTCCGTATGGTCAGCGCGCCTGTCCTGGCTGTGATCAATCTGCTGATCGGTGTAATATGGGCGATGGGGCTCTCATACCTGATGGTGGGCATTCTCAATATGTTTACAGCTATGATGGCTATTATTCTTATCGGCCTGGGCATCGACTTTTCGGTCCATATTATCAGTGTTTACACGGAACTGCGAAACCTGGGGGTCAAAGCGGAAGAAGCCATCATCAGCACTTTGGAAAAAGTCGGGAAAGGGATTATCACCGGCGGACTCACTACCGCTGCCGCTTTTCTGACACTGATGATCGGCAGGAGCCGGGCTTTTACCGAATTCGGACTGGTCTGTGGAATCGGATTGATTATTATCATGATCTCTACCATCCTTACTCTGCCAACCCTTCTCATGATTCAGAACAAAGTGTGGCTCCGCAGAAAGAAAGAACACCGGATTTCCCGGGATATTACCTACGGCTTTATCGGAAGACTGGCCAAAACCATTCACAATCACCAGCGCTTCAGCATAGGAGCCCTGATTGTGGTGACCGGCCTTTTCATCTGGCAGACAACCCGGTTGAAAACAGATTATAACTATCTGAATTTGGAACCGGAGGGATTGAAATCCATCATGCTTCAAGACACCCTTATCAAGAAATTCAACATGAGCATGGATATGGGGAATATCACGGCAACCACCCTCCAGGAAAATGAAATCATTACCGAAAAAGCCAGAGCCTTAAACAGTGTGAGTTTTGTGGAATCCCTCACCGATTATATTCCACCAAAGGAAAACCAGATGAAACGGGCGGAAATTGCATCGGGAATCCGGACTATCATGAAATCTGCTTCACCCGAGGGCTTTGTAGGTCCTGATGAGTATGATGCCTTTCTGGAAGAATTGATGAGACTGGAAATGAACATTATTGAGATGCAGGATATGGCTTTTGTGGGAGGACAGGATCTGTTGGATCGGAAAGCCATGAGACTGGTAGGACACCCCACGAAAGAAAACATAAAAGGGAATTTGTCACAACTTATCTCCAGCCTGAGTGAAATGGAAAGCATGCCGGATAACCTGATACCTTTTTCACGCACCTTCCGACGCCAGTATCGTGAACGGGTGATTCGTATGGCCAACCCGGAGAAAATCACGCTGGATATGCTTCCCCCCATGATCCGGGAGAAATACGTTAATGACGACCAAAACCTCTTTCTTATCACCATTTATCCCAAGGGAAATATCTGGAATGAGCAAAACATTAAGAATTTTTCCCGGGAACTGCAGGAGATATCCCCCCGTATTTCCGGGTTACCACTCCTGATGAACCGGCTGATGATCATTATGGGGAAAGACGGCAAACGGGCAGTCTTGCTCACACTGGGTATTGTCTTTCTTTTACTGCTTCTGGATTTCGGCCGTTTCCGGGATGCCATTTTGGCCATGACACCCATGGTAGTCGGCATTCTGTGGACGACCGGACTCATGGGGCTTCTGGGACTGAAGATCAATCTTTTAAATATCATGGCCATTCCCCTCATCGTCGGAATCGGAATCGATGACGGTGTCCACCTGATCCACCGCTGGCATATCGAAAAAAATATCTATCACGCCTTCGCCAGTACAGGGAAGGCGGTTATCATTACAAGCCTTACCACCATGCTCAGTTTCGGCAGCCTGGTTTTTGCCACCTACCGGGGATTCGGCAGTTTCGGCATAGCCCTTTTCATAGGGACAGGCATGTGCTTATTGGCTTCTATACTGATTTTGCCGGGATTCCTTAAAAAAAATGATGAGTGA